The genomic stretch TCAGCGCGATGGCGATGGTCGCATAGCGGTATTGCACCACCAAGGGCACCAGCCAGCCGGGCAGTTTGGCTTGCATCGCCAACAGCCTCTGGTCGCGGGGAACATCATCCACACGTTCCAGCCATGCAGCGATCCGGCGCAGGCGCAGGTCGTGCAATAGCCCGATCAGCCAGGGCAGCGACACGATCTGCCCGACCACAAAGGCCAGCGCCAGCCCGGTGACGGTCGCCCCATAGACCATGGGCGCGGCCGTGGCCCCCTGGATCAGCAGCAGCGCCACGCCGATTTCGACCCCCGGCACGAAAGGGATCGCCAAAAGCAGCGCATAAAGGATCAGCATGGCGATCATCAGCCCTGTCATCGCCCGGGTAGAGGCCGCATTTTCCAGCAGCATGATCTGCGCTTTCAGCCACTCGATCCCGTAAAGAACCGCCGCCACGCCGCCCAAAACCAGCGCGAACCGCACCCCAAGCCAAAGCAGCCTCTGGCCGGTGCCGCGCATGCTATCTTTGTCGTGATCTGTCATGCCGCAACATGCGCGGGCGGCTTTGCGGCTTCAAGCGGTGATTTGACCTTTCGGCTCTGGCCTATCCATGCGATAGGGACGCGCCAACAGCCCCCAAACCGGAGACAGGTTGATGGAGATTCGTGAAGCCCTGACATTTGATGACGTGTTGCTGGTCCCGGCCGCATCAAACGTGCTGCCCTCGACGGCGGATACACGCACCCGCGTGACGCAGTCCATCGCCATGAACATCCCCTTGTTGTCCAGCGCCATGGACACTGTGACAGAGGCGCGCATGGCCATCGCCATGGCCCAGGCCGGTGGCATCGGCGTTGTCCACAAGAACCTTGGCATCGCCCAGCAGGCCGATGAAATCCGCCGCGTCAAACGCTTTGTGTCGGGCACGGTCTATAATCCGATCACATTGCGCCCCGATCAGACGCTGGCCGATGCCAAGGATCTGATGGACCGCTACAGGGTCACCGGTTTCCCTGTGGTCGGCCCCGATGGCCGCGTGATCGGCATTGTCACCAACCGCGACATGCGCTTTGCCCAGGATGACAAGACCCCCGTCAGCGTGATGATGACCACCGAGAACCTGGCGATCCTGCACGAGCCCGCCGATCTGGACGAGGCCCGGTCCCTGATGCAGGCGCGCCGCATCGAAAAGCTGCTGATCACCGATCATGCGGGCAAGCTGACCGGTCTTTTGACGCTCAAAGACAGCGAACAGGCCGTGCTGAACCCGATGGCCTGCAAGGATCAGCTGGGCCGTTTGCGGGTCGCGGCGGCCTCTGGCGTCGGTGATGCGGGGTTTGAACGCAGCCAGGCGCTGATTGATGCGGGTGTGGACATGATCGTGATTGACACGGCACATGGCCATTCCGAAGGGGTCGCGCGGGCTGTCGAACGGGTCAAGGCGCTGTCCAACGAGGTCCAGATCGTCGCAGGCAATATCGCCACGGCCGAGGCTACCCGCGCCCTGATCGGCGTCGGTGCCGATGCGGTCAAGGTCGGCATCGGGCCGGGGTCGATCTGCACCACGCGCATGGTCGCGGGTGTCGGCGTGCCGCAGCTGACCGCGATCATGGATTGCGCGCAGGCCGCAGGCGATGTGCCGGTCATTGCCGATGGCGGCATCAAGTTTTCGGGCGATTTCGCCAAGGCGATTGCGGCCGGCGCGTCTTGTGCCATGGTCGGGTCAATGATCGCGGGCACCGACGAAAGCCCGGGCGAGGTGATCCTTTATCAAGGCCGGTCCTTCAAGGCCTATCGCGGCATGGGCAGCCTTGGCGCGATGGCCAGCGGCTCTGCCGACCGCTATTTCCAGAAAGAGGCCGCCAGCGACAAGCTGGTCCCCGAAGGCATCGAAGGCCAAGTGCCTTACAAAGGCTCTGCCCATGCGGTCGTGCATCAGCTGGTGGGCGGTTTGCGCGCCGCGATGGGCTATACCGGCTGCGCCACGGTCGAGGAGATGCGCAAGAATTGCCGTTTCGTCAAGATCACCGGCGCAGGGCTGAAGGAAAGCCACGTCCATGACGTGCAGATCACCCGCGAAAGCCCGAATTACCGGGTCGGCTGATGACCCCCGGCGCGCGGGTCGCGGCCGCCATCGCGGTGCTGGACCAGATCAGGGACGGGGCCTTTGCCGAACAGGCGCTGACGGCGTGGGCGCGCGCCAGCCGCTTTGCCGGTGCCAAGGACCGCGCCGCCCTGCGCGATCATGTCTTTGATGTGCTGCGCTGTCGGCGGTCGCTGGGCGATGGCGACGGGCGGGCGCTGATGCTGCGGCTTTTGCAGCGTGACGGCATTGATCTTTCGCAGGTTTTCACGGGTCTGGGCCATGCCCCCGCGCCGCCAAGCGCGGCCGAGGCTGCCGCGCTCGCCGCGCCGCTGGATGTGTCGGATGCGGCGGCCTGCGATCTGCCCGATTGGCTCTGGCCGGTCTGGCAGGACAGTCTTGGCCCTGCCGCCATAAAGGCCGCCACGGCCCAACAGGCCCGGGCCGAGGTTTTCTTGCGCGTCAACCGGCGCAAGACCGATGTTGCCGGGGTGATCGCGGCCTTGGCCGATGACGGGATCGCCGTTGAACCGCATGACAGCGTGGATCTATGCTTGGTGGTGCGGGACAATCCGCGCCGGATCAAGCTTTCTGCGGCCTATCTTGATGGGCGCGTGGAATTGCAGGATGCGGCCTCGCAGCGGGCGGTGCAGATGGTGCCGGTCGCGCCGGGCGCGCGGGTGCTGGATTATTGCGCAGGCGGTGGTGGCAAGGCGCTGGCCTTTGCAGACCGGCATGATGCGGCGGTCTTTGCGCATGATATTGCCGCAGCGCGGATGGCCGATCTGCCGGACAGGGCAGCGCGCGCCGGCGTGGCGATTACGCGGCTGTCACCCGATCAGCTGGACCGGCACGCGCCTTATGATGTGGTTTTCTGTGACGCGCCTTGCAGCGGCAGCGGCACATGGCGGCGCAGCCCCGATGCGAAATGGCGGCTGACGCGCGACAGGCTGGATGCGCTGCACGCGGTGCAGGATGAGGTGATCGCGCGCAGCGCGGCGCTGGTCGGCCCGCAGGGCCTGCTGGCCTATGCGACCTGTTCGGTGCTGCAAGATGAAAATGACGCCGTGGTGGCGCGCTTTGTGCAGGCCCATCCGGGCTGGGTGGTCACGCTGCGCGACCAGCGGCTGCCGGGGCCGGATGGCGACGGTTTTTTCCTGACGCTGCTGGGCAGAAAGACTAGGATTTAGCGCTGCGGCGACATATCCTAAATTAATGAATGATTAACATGTTTTCACTAGCCTGTACGCATACTGCCGAGGGAGGTGACCTTTGCCAGCACATCCAAAGATTGCAAGGCCCGCCTTATCGGCCGCCGCCGGTCTGGCATCTGTTCCATGGATCTGCGTTGCAGCGGCGCTTGTCCTGATTGCCGCACAGGTGACCGATAATGCCAATGCGCGGATCGGCATGATCAGCGCGGGGGCTTTGTTATTGGTGCTGGCGGGCGTGCTGGCGGGACGCGCGGGGTTTGGCCATTGGCGCAGCCAGCAGCTGGAGGCGACGACGATCCGGCTGATGCAGGATGATCTGGACAGCGCCTTTCTGACCGATGCATTGGGGCAGGTGCGCTATGCCAACAAGGCCGCGACCATGCGCTTTGGCGATTGCAGCGGGCGGCGGCTGGCCGATCTGTTCGGCAGCTTTCTGGCCAATCCGCATCCTTTCCTGCAACGGCTGTCGCATGGCGCCCATCTGATCGGCGCCAGCAAAGAAGATGTGATCACCCGGCGCGGTCATTTCCGGCTCAGCGTTGTGGTGATCGGCCCGGCGCTGCGCCTGTGGCGGATGGATGATCTGGGCGATCAGGCCATCGCCGCCGCGCGCCAGCATGACAACCTGCCGCTGCCGATGATGACGCTGGGGCCGAATAATGCCGTTTTGCATGTCAATGTGGCGCTGCGTGGCTTGCTGGGGCGCAGGGTCGGCTGCATCGACGATCTGTTTGACGATCTGCCGCTGGCATCGGGGCAGCGCCATATGCTCAAGACCGCGCAGGGGCCGCAGCCGGTGATCGTCGCCGTCGCCGAAGGCTGGGGCGGCGCGCGCGATGTCTATCTGCTGGCCGATCAACGCGGTGACGGGCCGCGGTTTTTCACCGCAGGCTGGCATGCGATCGAGGATCTGCCGATCCCCTTGCTGAAAATCGCGCCCTCGGGCGAAATTCTGGGCACCAACCGCGAATCGCGGCAATTGCTGCGGATCACCAATACCGATGGTCTGAAACTGACCGATCTGCTGGATGGTCTGGGGCGTCCGATCAATGATTGGCTGCGCGAAGCCTTTGAGGGGCGCAGCGGCCGCAGCCCGCAATTCCTGCAAGGACGCGGCCAAAGCCAGGACACTTTTGTGCAGGTCACGCTGAATGCGGCGGGGGGCACAGCCGATCAGCATCTGATCGCGGTGCTTGACGATGTGACAGAGCTGAAATCGCTCGAGGCGCAATTCGTCCAAAGCCAGAAGATGCAGGCAATCGGGCAGCTGGCGGGTGGCGTCGCACATGATTTCAACAATCTTTTGACAGCGATTTCAGGGCATTGCGACCTGTTATTGTTGCGCCATGACGAA from Yoonia vestfoldensis encodes the following:
- the guaB gene encoding IMP dehydrogenase, which gives rise to MEIREALTFDDVLLVPAASNVLPSTADTRTRVTQSIAMNIPLLSSAMDTVTEARMAIAMAQAGGIGVVHKNLGIAQQADEIRRVKRFVSGTVYNPITLRPDQTLADAKDLMDRYRVTGFPVVGPDGRVIGIVTNRDMRFAQDDKTPVSVMMTTENLAILHEPADLDEARSLMQARRIEKLLITDHAGKLTGLLTLKDSEQAVLNPMACKDQLGRLRVAAASGVGDAGFERSQALIDAGVDMIVIDTAHGHSEGVARAVERVKALSNEVQIVAGNIATAEATRALIGVGADAVKVGIGPGSICTTRMVAGVGVPQLTAIMDCAQAAGDVPVIADGGIKFSGDFAKAIAAGASCAMVGSMIAGTDESPGEVILYQGRSFKAYRGMGSLGAMASGSADRYFQKEAASDKLVPEGIEGQVPYKGSAHAVVHQLVGGLRAAMGYTGCATVEEMRKNCRFVKITGAGLKESHVHDVQITRESPNYRVG
- a CDS encoding RsmB/NOP family class I SAM-dependent RNA methyltransferase, with amino-acid sequence MTPGARVAAAIAVLDQIRDGAFAEQALTAWARASRFAGAKDRAALRDHVFDVLRCRRSLGDGDGRALMLRLLQRDGIDLSQVFTGLGHAPAPPSAAEAAALAAPLDVSDAAACDLPDWLWPVWQDSLGPAAIKAATAQQARAEVFLRVNRRKTDVAGVIAALADDGIAVEPHDSVDLCLVVRDNPRRIKLSAAYLDGRVELQDAASQRAVQMVPVAPGARVLDYCAGGGGKALAFADRHDAAVFAHDIAAARMADLPDRAARAGVAITRLSPDQLDRHAPYDVVFCDAPCSGSGTWRRSPDAKWRLTRDRLDALHAVQDEVIARSAALVGPQGLLAYATCSVLQDENDAVVARFVQAHPGWVVTLRDQRLPGPDGDGFFLTLLGRKTRI
- a CDS encoding ATP-binding protein; amino-acid sequence: MPAHPKIARPALSAAAGLASVPWICVAAALVLIAAQVTDNANARIGMISAGALLLVLAGVLAGRAGFGHWRSQQLEATTIRLMQDDLDSAFLTDALGQVRYANKAATMRFGDCSGRRLADLFGSFLANPHPFLQRLSHGAHLIGASKEDVITRRGHFRLSVVVIGPALRLWRMDDLGDQAIAAARQHDNLPLPMMTLGPNNAVLHVNVALRGLLGRRVGCIDDLFDDLPLASGQRHMLKTAQGPQPVIVAVAEGWGGARDVYLLADQRGDGPRFFTAGWHAIEDLPIPLLKIAPSGEILGTNRESRQLLRITNTDGLKLTDLLDGLGRPINDWLREAFEGRSGRSPQFLQGRGQSQDTFVQVTLNAAGGTADQHLIAVLDDVTELKSLEAQFVQSQKMQAIGQLAGGVAHDFNNLLTAISGHCDLLLLRHDEGDQNYSDLIQIHQNANRAASLVGQLLAFSRKQTLQPEVIDLRETLSELAHLLNRLVGEKVTLTLDHDPALLPIKADKRQLEQVLMNLVVNARDAMQGAGDIRVTTQNLRLRQPMVKDRAVVPAGQYVQVKVIDHGHGIGPEKLHKIFEPFYTTKRPGEGTGLGLSTAYGIVKQTGGYIFADSEVGKGTEFSLLFPHHDRPERPAALVEPMRREPVDRPATGVVLLVEDEAPVRAFASRALRLRGYSVLEADCAEMALSMLEDPALHVDLFVTDVIMPGMDGPTWVRQARQARPDTKVVFISGYAEDAFSDGQPQVSNAIFLPKPFSLNTLTQTVQDQLAESLPAA